A single genomic interval of Porphyromonas sp. oral taxon 275 harbors:
- a CDS encoding energy transducer TonB, translating into MDMIYRLRQLLCCIGLLLFLATPALAQSIRVHGVVRDSRGTPLPRVSITTKASNKLLGSTDSVGTFSIQTEERSVLLFSLQGKKQLEVLATPVRLQLVLEDAEEQGSQVTTMRQATSIQSKYYPLWVIDGVVYRQDSTFNTADLASPDAKRLIASALPGLSEQDIEGYQVISDASATSLYGNQAMGGVIAVRTRRAGQGTSHMTYTSQLTYRFIPSYSDFNIMNSQDQMAFLRELEAGGNLTPANILYQSKYGVYGWLYDNVLKYRNGKFTQDNTEEGRLAYLAAAEQRNTDWFRELYQHSIRHQHTVSLSSGTQRANFYTSIGADLDPGWAKDEHSKRYFFNLNATYRPHAHWTFNAIANATYRQEHAGGDFKTLTLAQSMPRQYDPKLYYLYEYAPMNAKQELKENYMDLQGANLRFQASLRWQPIKQLSASILGSIQYSGSETEYIRTENSNVSKRYRAMQKRLIRDNNSYLYKPADDVYAVPQSVMPYGGLRNISSESDSRLDLQGRLSYSDEWSGRHQLSATAGFDLYDQTSKNGWHDEYGVNFAFGELATFDPLAFTWLRDANNNYYYRLTQLDRNVSFLANFAYTYLGRYSLEGSMRYEGTNRFGASRTSRWTPTWNVALGWDLGRESFFSHLRPLSSLSTKIAYGMTGTLPFVYNSNRRITAELPYRPNKLVEPGLTISEPTNRDLTYERMYELNWELHLGLWRERVSLGLNLYQRQGRDLMDVSYNQGTGGFFRPYANVASMEAHGLELSLTTHQIQTKDFEWTTNFSYTHSTNKITKLNARPSVSVLTGSSGAAREGYPLSSIFSVPFHGLSNEGFPLFRNADGKVTRDRINFSQTTDLDYLVYSGTRTPTNQGGLTNSFRIGNVRLSVYLLYAMGHVRRLPTQFSSQYYDHELRGKEFNRRWIRPGDEATTDVPSIPTAAQLYDNATLSRAYRTYNYSDVRIAPLDYVQLRDISVNYSIPRRLLTRGLIHSIDLKLQASNVALLYSSKKLNGALPYDYRPHALIFTCVVGI; encoded by the coding sequence ATGGATATGATCTATCGACTCAGGCAACTGCTCTGTTGTATAGGGCTGCTCCTCTTCCTCGCGACGCCTGCTCTAGCCCAGAGCATACGCGTACATGGAGTGGTCCGCGATTCACGAGGCACCCCGCTCCCCCGCGTCTCGATCACCACTAAGGCGAGCAACAAACTACTCGGGAGCACCGACAGCGTCGGGACCTTCTCCATACAGACAGAGGAGCGCAGCGTCCTCCTCTTCAGTCTCCAGGGTAAGAAGCAGCTCGAGGTCCTCGCCACCCCCGTACGCCTACAGCTCGTCCTCGAGGATGCCGAGGAGCAAGGGAGCCAAGTGACGACCATGCGTCAGGCGACCTCCATCCAGAGCAAGTACTACCCCCTATGGGTCATCGACGGCGTCGTCTACCGACAGGATAGTACCTTCAACACCGCGGACCTAGCGAGCCCCGACGCCAAGCGCCTCATCGCCTCAGCCCTGCCCGGGCTCTCCGAGCAGGACATCGAGGGCTATCAGGTCATCTCCGACGCCTCCGCCACCTCCCTCTATGGGAACCAAGCCATGGGTGGGGTCATCGCCGTCCGCACCCGACGCGCGGGACAGGGCACCAGCCACATGACCTACACCAGCCAGCTCACCTACCGCTTCATCCCCTCCTACAGCGACTTCAACATCATGAACTCGCAGGACCAGATGGCCTTCCTGCGCGAGCTCGAGGCAGGCGGGAACCTCACCCCTGCCAACATCCTCTACCAAAGCAAGTACGGGGTCTACGGCTGGCTCTACGACAATGTGCTGAAGTACCGCAACGGCAAGTTCACCCAGGACAACACCGAGGAGGGACGCCTGGCGTACCTAGCAGCCGCCGAGCAGCGCAATACCGACTGGTTCCGCGAGCTCTACCAGCACAGCATACGCCACCAGCACACCGTCAGCCTCTCCTCGGGGACGCAGCGCGCCAACTTCTACACCAGCATAGGCGCAGACCTCGACCCAGGCTGGGCTAAGGACGAGCACTCGAAGCGCTACTTCTTCAACCTCAACGCCACCTACCGCCCACACGCCCACTGGACCTTCAATGCCATAGCCAACGCGACCTACCGCCAGGAGCACGCTGGAGGAGACTTCAAGACACTCACACTGGCGCAGTCTATGCCCCGCCAGTACGACCCTAAGCTCTACTACCTCTACGAATACGCCCCGATGAATGCCAAGCAGGAGCTCAAGGAGAACTACATGGACCTCCAGGGAGCCAACCTCCGCTTCCAGGCCTCGCTCCGCTGGCAGCCCATCAAGCAGCTATCGGCCAGCATCCTCGGCTCCATCCAGTACAGCGGGAGTGAGACCGAGTACATACGCACCGAGAACTCCAACGTATCCAAGCGCTACCGCGCCATGCAGAAGCGCCTCATCCGTGACAACAACAGCTACCTCTACAAGCCCGCCGACGACGTCTATGCCGTCCCCCAGAGCGTGATGCCCTACGGGGGGCTGCGCAATATCAGTAGCGAGAGTGACTCCCGCCTCGACCTGCAGGGACGCCTCAGCTACAGCGACGAGTGGAGCGGCAGGCACCAGCTCTCGGCCACGGCAGGCTTCGACCTCTATGACCAGACGAGCAAGAACGGCTGGCACGACGAGTACGGGGTCAACTTCGCCTTCGGGGAGCTCGCCACCTTCGACCCGCTGGCCTTCACCTGGCTGCGTGATGCCAACAACAACTACTATTACCGCCTGACACAGCTCGACCGCAACGTCTCCTTCCTGGCGAACTTCGCCTACACCTACCTCGGCCGCTACAGCCTCGAGGGATCGATGCGCTACGAGGGGACGAACCGCTTCGGGGCCTCCCGCACCAGCCGCTGGACGCCGACATGGAATGTAGCCCTCGGCTGGGACCTCGGTCGTGAGTCCTTCTTCTCCCACCTGCGGCCCCTCTCCTCCCTCTCGACCAAGATCGCCTACGGGATGACGGGGACGCTGCCCTTCGTCTACAACTCCAATCGCCGCATCACCGCCGAGCTGCCCTACCGACCCAATAAGCTCGTCGAGCCCGGCCTCACCATCAGCGAGCCGACCAATAGGGACCTCACCTACGAGCGTATGTACGAGCTGAACTGGGAGCTACACCTGGGCCTCTGGCGCGAGCGCGTCAGCCTGGGGCTCAACCTCTACCAGCGTCAGGGGCGTGACCTCATGGACGTCTCCTACAATCAGGGTACGGGGGGCTTCTTCCGCCCCTATGCCAACGTAGCCAGCATGGAGGCCCACGGGCTGGAGCTAAGCCTGACCACGCACCAGATCCAGACCAAGGACTTCGAGTGGACGACGAACTTCAGCTACACGCATAGCACCAACAAGATCACCAAGCTCAATGCCCGCCCCTCCGTCTCCGTCCTGACGGGCTCCTCTGGCGCAGCGCGCGAGGGCTACCCGCTGTCCTCGATCTTCTCCGTCCCCTTCCACGGCCTCTCCAACGAGGGCTTCCCCCTCTTCCGCAATGCCGATGGCAAGGTGACGCGCGACCGCATCAACTTCAGCCAGACGACCGACCTCGACTACCTCGTCTACTCGGGGACACGCACCCCGACCAATCAGGGAGGGCTGACCAATAGCTTCCGCATCGGCAACGTACGCCTCAGCGTCTACCTGCTCTACGCTATGGGACACGTACGCCGCCTGCCCACGCAGTTCAGCTCGCAGTACTACGACCACGAGCTGCGCGGCAAGGAGTTCAACCGCCGCTGGATACGCCCTGGCGATGAGGCCACCACCGATGTACCCTCCATCCCGACGGCCGCACAGCTCTACGACAACGCGACCCTCTCGCGTGC
- a CDS encoding single-stranded DNA-binding protein, which translates to MSSSPTPINQVILTGVVTDSPRVHYLAPGYPEVRLRLETREQITQREGGQLYEQHAWHRVVLRGAPGIYVEQHVAMGDTIAVAGRIEYGRETDKAGFSQPTTEIVCQHVQLQQRAATQPAAPTATSSSEEVALDLSAYSPSPDEDPLI; encoded by the coding sequence ATGAGCAGCTCCCCCACCCCCATCAATCAGGTCATCCTCACGGGCGTCGTCACCGACAGCCCCCGCGTGCACTACCTCGCCCCCGGCTACCCCGAGGTACGCCTACGACTCGAGACGCGCGAGCAGATCACCCAGCGTGAGGGCGGCCAGCTCTACGAGCAGCACGCCTGGCATCGCGTCGTGCTAAGGGGTGCCCCAGGCATCTACGTCGAGCAGCACGTGGCTATGGGGGACACCATCGCCGTGGCGGGACGCATCGAGTACGGACGGGAGACGGATAAGGCAGGCTTCAGTCAGCCCACCACGGAGATCGTCTGCCAGCACGTACAGCTGCAGCAGCGCGCCGCGACACAGCCCGCTGCGCCCACCGCGACTAGCTCCTCAGAGGAAGTAGCGCTAGACCTCAGCGCCTACAGCCCCAGCCCAGACGAAGATCCCCTCATCTAG
- the tsaB gene encoding tRNA (adenosine(37)-N6)-threonylcarbamoyltransferase complex dimerization subunit type 1 TsaB, whose amino-acid sequence MILCIETATSHCSAALGWDEELLASRSVSAPEGGHAAALAPMVEELLSLAKAEGKQLRAIAVSAGPGSYTGLRISTSLAKGLCLGMQLPLIAVDTLTILTAGARRLRPETQATLHPMLDARRMEVYTATFDAAGARLSEDSALVLEAKQSLATEGEHLFFGDGALKVKGLWRERHYELLEELLYPEAKDMVALATKLYEAEAFVDTAYWTPNYLKEYVAVVAKNKVLQR is encoded by the coding sequence ATGATACTCTGCATCGAGACCGCCACCAGCCACTGCAGTGCAGCCCTGGGCTGGGACGAAGAGCTCCTAGCTAGCCGCTCAGTGAGCGCCCCCGAGGGGGGACACGCCGCCGCCCTTGCCCCTATGGTCGAGGAGCTCCTTAGCCTCGCGAAGGCTGAGGGCAAGCAGCTGCGCGCCATCGCCGTCAGTGCAGGCCCAGGCAGCTATACGGGGCTACGCATCAGCACCTCGCTCGCCAAGGGCCTCTGCCTAGGGATGCAGCTGCCGCTCATCGCCGTGGACACGCTCACGATCCTTACCGCAGGTGCTCGCCGCCTACGTCCCGAGACGCAGGCCACGCTGCATCCCATGCTGGACGCACGCCGTATGGAGGTCTATACTGCGACCTTCGACGCCGCCGGAGCGCGCCTCAGTGAGGACAGCGCCCTCGTGCTGGAGGCGAAGCAAAGCCTTGCTACGGAGGGCGAGCACCTCTTCTTCGGCGACGGCGCCCTCAAGGTCAAGGGACTCTGGAGAGAGAGACACTACGAACTCCTCGAGGAACTGCTGTACCCCGAGGCTAAGGATATGGTCGCGCTGGCAACCAAGCTCTACGAAGCGGAGGCCTTCGTCGACACGGCCTACTGGACGCCCAACTACCTCAAGGAATACGTGGCGGTCGTAGCCAAGAACAAGGTACTGCAGCGCTAG
- a CDS encoding exodeoxyribonuclease III codes for MKFISWNVNGLRAVFGKGFPDIIASLDADFVCLQETKMQAGQLDAELPGYQSYWNYAVKKGYFGTAIYTRHEPLSVSYGIGQEEHDQEGRVITLEYPDYYLITVYTPNSQDELRRLDYRMEWEEAFRSYLVALDAKKPIIVCGDLNVAHQEIDLKNPKTNRRNAGFTDEERGKFQLLLDAGFVDTFRYFHPEARERYSWWSYRGRARERNAGWRIDYFITSARLVPRLRSAEIHDQIFGSDHCPVELILD; via the coding sequence ATGAAGTTCATCTCATGGAACGTCAACGGGCTGCGCGCCGTCTTCGGCAAGGGCTTCCCGGACATCATCGCCAGCTTAGACGCTGACTTCGTCTGCCTACAGGAGACCAAGATGCAGGCAGGGCAGCTCGATGCCGAGCTCCCTGGCTATCAGAGCTACTGGAACTATGCCGTCAAGAAGGGATACTTTGGTACGGCCATCTACACCCGCCACGAGCCGCTCAGTGTGAGCTATGGTATCGGGCAGGAGGAGCACGATCAGGAAGGGCGCGTCATTACGCTCGAGTACCCCGACTACTACCTCATCACGGTCTACACGCCCAACTCGCAGGATGAGCTGCGCCGCCTCGACTACCGCATGGAGTGGGAGGAGGCCTTCCGCAGCTACCTCGTGGCGCTGGATGCCAAGAAGCCCATCATCGTCTGCGGTGACCTCAACGTAGCGCACCAGGAGATAGACCTCAAGAACCCCAAGACCAATAGGCGCAACGCGGGCTTCACCGACGAGGAGCGCGGCAAGTTCCAGCTGCTGCTGGACGCGGGCTTCGTCGACACCTTCCGCTACTTCCACCCCGAGGCGCGTGAGCGCTACTCCTGGTGGTCCTACCGCGGTAGAGCCCGCGAGCGCAATGCAGGCTGGCGTATCGATTACTTCATCACCTCAGCACGCCTAGTGCCCCGTCTCCGCTCGGCCGAGATCCACGATCAGATCTTCGGCTCCGACCACTGCCCCGTCGAACTCATCCTAGACTAA
- the queC gene encoding 7-cyano-7-deazaguanine synthase QueC yields the protein MNTKQGLIVLSGGMDSVTLLYEYQADIALALSFDYGSKHNARELPMAALHCQRLGIEHIIIPLGFMGQYFRSALLEGGGEIPKGAYDEENMAATVVPFRNGIMLSIAAGLAESRGLQRLYIANHFGDHAIYPDCRASFIRPMHEAIAAGTSLGVEICAPYTDISKGEIARHGKALGLNYAETWSCYEGGSVQCGRCGTCLERREAMAEAGIEDPTPYLE from the coding sequence ATGAATACAAAGCAAGGACTCATCGTCCTCTCGGGCGGCATGGACAGCGTGACGCTGCTCTACGAGTATCAGGCTGATATCGCCCTCGCCCTCTCCTTCGACTACGGCTCGAAGCACAACGCACGGGAGCTCCCCATGGCGGCGCTGCACTGCCAGCGTCTAGGCATCGAGCACATCATCATCCCCTTAGGCTTCATGGGGCAGTACTTCCGCAGCGCACTCCTGGAGGGCGGCGGGGAGATCCCCAAGGGCGCCTACGACGAGGAGAACATGGCTGCGACCGTCGTCCCCTTCCGCAACGGCATCATGCTCTCCATAGCTGCGGGCCTGGCTGAGAGCCGCGGCCTCCAGCGCCTCTACATAGCCAATCACTTCGGCGACCACGCCATCTACCCCGACTGCCGCGCCTCCTTCATCCGTCCCATGCACGAGGCGATCGCCGCTGGCACCAGCCTCGGCGTCGAGATCTGTGCCCCCTACACCGACATCAGCAAGGGTGAGATCGCACGCCATGGCAAGGCCCTCGGCCTCAACTATGCCGAGACCTGGAGCTGCTACGAGGGCGGTAGCGTGCAGTGCGGCCGCTGTGGCACCTGCCTCGAGCGCCGTGAGGCCATGGCTGAGGCAGGCATCGAGGACCCCACCCCATATCTAGAATAG
- a CDS encoding putative transporter has translation MEAVYSWCRMVFVEPSVLQTLVILTLVSAVGLILGKLRLGRISLGITFVFFVGILAAHFGVVVQPEMSSFAQTLGLTLFVYALGVEVGPSFFPSLKSQGILYNGLGLLLITLGLLLVVILHYSFGISMPNMMGIMSGAVTNTPMLAAVQSTLQDIVGLEGTRQVADLALACALTYPLGVVGMILAILILQVIEPKRQKEDRLESKTTYITELELTNPGLFSKSILEVVRLQEKHFIISRVWRGDKLIVPTSQTLLQGGDHLLLLIHEEDLGVLEAFFGRRSESRDWNRPDIDWDAIDAQLITKRLIITNGKINGIKLGALRLRNEYGINITRIDRAGIEILASPELHLQLGDRLTVVGEAQEIAKAKKFIGDSINTLDKPKLVSFFAGLALGCILGSIPVAIPGLSMPIKLGLAGGPIIIGILMGAFGPRLRIATYMTNSATQLIKQLGIILYLAGLGLASGAHFFETIIHGDGLLWIFLGFLITLLPTLLVGIVSLFGYRKTHAETVGLLCGAMANSMALDYAMSLNESRSSSVAYAIVYPVAMFVRIISAQILLSFFV, from the coding sequence ATGGAGGCAGTTTACTCTTGGTGCCGCATGGTCTTCGTCGAGCCGTCGGTACTCCAGACTCTCGTGATACTCACCCTCGTGTCAGCCGTGGGGCTGATCCTGGGCAAGCTGCGCCTAGGTAGGATCTCGCTAGGCATTACCTTCGTCTTCTTCGTCGGGATCCTCGCGGCGCACTTCGGCGTGGTCGTCCAGCCCGAGATGAGCAGCTTTGCTCAGACGCTGGGGCTGACCCTCTTCGTCTATGCCCTCGGAGTCGAGGTGGGCCCCTCCTTCTTCCCCTCGCTCAAGAGTCAGGGCATCCTATATAATGGCCTTGGGCTGCTGCTCATCACCCTGGGCCTGCTGCTGGTGGTCATCCTCCACTACAGCTTCGGTATCTCCATGCCCAATATGATGGGCATCATGTCGGGAGCCGTGACCAATACCCCCATGCTGGCGGCCGTACAGAGCACCCTGCAGGACATCGTCGGGCTGGAGGGCACCCGCCAGGTAGCCGACCTCGCTCTCGCCTGCGCCCTGACCTATCCGCTGGGCGTCGTGGGGATGATCCTCGCGATCCTCATCCTACAGGTCATAGAGCCCAAGCGACAGAAGGAAGACCGCCTCGAGAGCAAGACCACCTACATCACGGAGCTGGAGCTGACGAACCCTGGGCTCTTCAGCAAGAGCATCCTCGAGGTGGTCCGCCTACAGGAGAAGCACTTCATCATCTCCCGCGTCTGGCGCGGCGACAAGCTCATCGTCCCCACCTCACAGACCCTGCTGCAGGGGGGCGACCACCTGCTCCTGCTGATCCACGAGGAGGACCTCGGCGTGCTGGAGGCCTTCTTCGGACGCCGCTCCGAGTCACGCGACTGGAACCGCCCCGATATCGACTGGGACGCCATCGACGCCCAGCTCATCACCAAGCGCCTGATCATCACCAACGGCAAGATCAATGGCATCAAGCTCGGCGCCCTACGTCTGCGCAACGAGTACGGCATCAACATCACCCGCATCGACCGTGCTGGGATCGAGATCCTGGCCTCGCCCGAGCTGCACCTACAGCTCGGTGACCGCCTGACGGTCGTAGGCGAGGCGCAGGAGATCGCCAAGGCGAAGAAGTTCATCGGCGACTCCATCAACACCCTCGACAAGCCCAAGCTGGTGAGCTTCTTCGCTGGGCTGGCCCTCGGCTGCATCCTAGGCTCGATCCCCGTAGCCATCCCTGGGCTCAGCATGCCGATCAAGCTAGGGCTCGCTGGTGGGCCTATTATAATAGGGATCCTCATGGGTGCCTTCGGCCCGCGCCTCAGGATCGCGACCTACATGACCAATAGCGCCACCCAGCTGATCAAGCAGCTCGGCATCATCCTCTACCTAGCGGGGCTAGGGCTCGCCAGCGGCGCGCACTTCTTCGAGACCATCATCCACGGCGACGGACTGCTATGGATCTTCCTCGGCTTCCTTATCACGCTGCTGCCTACGCTGCTGGTCGGCATCGTGTCGCTCTTCGGCTATCGCAAGACGCACGCCGAGACCGTAGGGCTGCTCTGCGGGGCGATGGCCAACTCCATGGCACTGGACTACGCGATGTCACTCAATGAGTCGCGCTCCAGCTCGGTAGCCTACGCCATCGTCTACCCCGTGGCGATGTTCGTGCGCATCATCTCAGCGCAAATCCTCCTCAGCTTCTTCGTCTAG